In one Parageobacillus genomosp. 1 genomic region, the following are encoded:
- the panB gene encoding 3-methyl-2-oxobutanoate hydroxymethyltransferase, protein MKTKTDFLKMKKTNEPIVMLTAYDFPSAKLAEAAGVDMILVGDSLGMVVLGYDSTIPVTVEDMIHHTKAVRRGAPNTFIVTDMPFMSYHLSREEALRNAQRIMQQSGANAVKVEGADDVVQVIRALTQAGVPVVAHLGLTPQSVGVLGGYKVQGKDAESAKKLIDDAKLCEQAGAIALVLECVPKQIAAAITRELEIPVIGIGAGDEVDGQVLVYHDILSYGVDRVPKFVKKYANIQEAITHALANYVADVKLRQFPEPSHMFTMKEEEWIALYGGKQS, encoded by the coding sequence GTGAAAACGAAAACGGACTTTCTGAAAATGAAAAAAACAAATGAGCCGATTGTCATGCTGACCGCCTATGATTTTCCGTCGGCAAAACTGGCGGAAGCGGCGGGAGTGGATATGATTTTAGTTGGTGATTCGCTCGGCATGGTCGTTTTAGGGTATGATTCGACGATTCCGGTTACCGTCGAAGACATGATTCACCATACGAAAGCGGTCCGCCGCGGCGCGCCGAATACGTTTATTGTCACCGATATGCCGTTTATGTCCTACCATTTATCGAGAGAAGAAGCGCTCCGCAATGCACAGCGGATCATGCAGCAGTCCGGGGCGAACGCCGTGAAGGTCGAAGGTGCGGACGATGTCGTTCAGGTGATTCGCGCCTTGACACAGGCGGGCGTTCCGGTCGTCGCCCATCTTGGTCTGACACCGCAGTCTGTTGGAGTGCTAGGCGGCTATAAAGTACAAGGAAAAGACGCGGAAAGCGCAAAAAAATTAATCGATGACGCTAAGCTTTGCGAACAGGCTGGCGCGATCGCGCTCGTATTGGAATGTGTGCCAAAGCAAATCGCCGCCGCCATTACTAGAGAACTGGAAATACCAGTCATTGGCATCGGCGCCGGCGATGAAGTTGATGGCCAAGTGCTCGTTTACCATGATATTCTTAGTTATGGAGTGGATCGGGTTCCGAAATTTGTGAAAAAATACGCCAATATTCAAGAGGCGATTACCCACGCGCTTGCCAATTACGTCGCTGACGTCAAACTGCGCCAGTTTCCGGAGCCGAGCCATATGTTTACGATGAAAGAAGAAGAGTGGATTGCGCTTTATGGAGGAAAACAATCATGA